The genomic interval TTTCCTTGAATTTAAATAATACGAGTTCGGCAcggtttttgctgtttttattctagtttgtattttaaaataacgcattttgttttatgttcTTCAAAGTGAGTGACCGTCAATGGCTGTCCTCCAGCAGGTCATTCTTGTTCACGCTGTGTAACAAGAATGGCTACCGCCCTGAAAAGTTGCCATTGAGGGACCCGCCAGATGAACAGGCCATTTGTGACGACACACGTAACGGTCCGGTGtttggtggtggtagtgaccTGTTGATCGCTGACAACGCGGGGGGGAATAAAGAGTCCTATACGTGGTCAGACACGTACGCTCGTCCCCAGGGCGCCACATCTGATGACGAGTGTGACGTCTTTGCTGGCGAACACACATTCACACCCGACGAAATGGAGGTGTTTCACGAGGTGGTGGACTGAATACAGCTCTGAGCGTCTGTAAAGTGACAATAGACATAAAGACGTGTAAACATTTGTTAGTTGGTACTGTGTCATGAGAATAATGTATTTTGAATAAGGCTTCACCATCTTGTGATGTGACCCGCGGTGCATCTTGGGTAGCATGTAAATCACAAAATATCACATGCTGTGAAAAACCCGCTAGCGAGGGTTACGGCACACTTTACTTTAGtccaaccttatttaaaaacGTGTACATCTCGAGTTTATATATATCCGAATTTTATAACACAAATGCAAATTGtaaattttaataattattcCTATAAGCTGTTAGAAACAATATGTTGTTTGGTCTAGATAACCACGTACaagttgtgtgtgtgttttttacttcttttttaaaaattaagaacGATGCCTAACCCGTGTGTCTTTGCGTAGAGGGAAGGGGACGGGACTCCGATATTAGCAAGGTACAAGGCGAGGAAGTGCAATCAGAATTTATAAGATGGCTCCTGGGGGTAAATAAATATTGAAGCTCAAATGCGTGCCTGGTGGAGGCTGGTTGACTCCCTTTGCGAACTCAAGCAAAATGCAGAGCGTTGCAATATTGGGGGTTCTAAGAAATTCAGACCGTACGAAACTTTCTAATGTAGCGATGCACGACTCTTTATGACgcgtaaaaaaagaattttaaaaacacacaattaaatatatttaaggTATGGTAAACCACACCCGACGCAGAAATACCAATAAATCTTATAAGACAGAGTCTGACATATATAGAACAACAAGTTAAATGAAATTAATAACTATGAATGGAAAGACCCTCGACATAAAGCCAAATTGAGAACATTAAGGAAATTTAAGAGCGTTCACAATATCTCTCCCAAGTTAAAATCACAGAATTGCGTTCACAAAGTTTATGCccagtgcacactagcgacatatcgacgttacgacatgggcgcgcgcactcttatcttcgacataacgacataagattaaaaaaacatgttttttcttttatgtcttgatgtccatgttgttatgacgggctaaacatagtgcgcgcgcccatgttgttatgttgctagtgtgcattATTAAGCAACCACAAACTAGCTATCAAAACAGGACGACACAAAACCCCTGAACGAAAAACGTGCCCAATATGCTTGGTCAAAGTCGAGGACAAGGAACAACACTGATAAAATGCCCGGCATATAATGAATTAAAggaatgaataaatatatgtttttttttaaattcgcaACAAAACAGATTTGAAAGCGATTGCTCAGTTTGAACCAGGAGAGCGCGACAAAAGAAATAGTTCAATTTTTTTGGGAAGCAACAAAAATAAGGGAAAGTGCGTTGTAATTAGATCTATAATGACATCGCTACAAAGTAAGATGATGAAAAACATCAGGGATAGGAGAACGACTTGAATACCTGCTgtcttttttaatatgaatgtatTCGGCAAAACCCGTGAATCAAAGATGAAAAGGTGCCCAATAAAATTATTGAATTGGatgacgggggggggggggggggggtctgttCGCTTCTATCGTGTTCGATATGTGACTGCTGAGCTCGCGCGCCTTGCTTGACAGGAggcggaacagaaaaacaGATTTGGCGTGTGATGAAAAACGAGAAACAAATGAGACATTCCTTGGAAAAGTAGATTGGACATCAGTTCgggcaacaaaacaaaactttaaagaGTAGCAGTATTTGAAACATGACTAGCTTGAATTGTAAAGACCGCCCCACAACACACTTGTAAACTTGCAATGCAACGGtgttttcgcgttttctgtaAGCGTATATAAATTCGTGGATGAATAAAGTTGCATATCTGTACcctgttgttgtggtggagtggcctctctataaaattataccacttgtgagggtggttgttgtggtggagtggcctctctataaaattataccacttgtgagggtggttgttgtggtggagtagcctctctataaaattataccacttgtgagggtggttgttgtggtggagtggcctctctataaaattataccacttgtgagggtggtaaTGTCACCAGCTTACTTCCGGTAGATTACGTAACTATCTCCAATCATTTGTAATGGtacgcgaaaaatattacaaaattgtaaaagcagtgtgcctattagaagtttctttgaggaggtgactgataatttagagcgcatggtctgttaaatagcgcggattctaatagattctttcgtTTTTTgccggttgaggtttccgtctgCCAACAGTGAGCTTTCAaacagtgaaattttccaatgctgctttaactagacgattatcccaggggtatagaattatcggttatcgctttttggggcagtgaaattttccaatgctgctttaactggaggagtattccaggggtatagaattatcggttatcgctttttggggcagtgaaattttccaatgctcctttaactagacgagtatttcaggggtatagaattatcggctatcgctttttggggcagtgaaattttccaatgctgctttaactagacgagtattccaggggtatagaattatcggctatcgctttttggggcagtgaaattttccaatgctgctttaactagacgagtattccaggagTATAGATTTATcggttatcgctttttggggcagtgaaattttccaatgctgctttaactagacgactattccaggggtatagaattatcggctatcgctttttggggcattgaaattttccaatgctgctttaactagacgagtattccaggggtatagaattatcggttatcgcttttttggggcagtgaaattttcaaatgctgctttaactagacgagtattacAGGGGTATCGAATTATCGGCTAttgctttttggggcagtaaaattttcaaatgctgctttaactagacgagtattccaggggtatagaattatcggttatcgctttttgggggcagtgaaattttccaatgctgctttaactagacaagtattccaggggtatagaattatcggttatGGCTTTTTGGGGGCattgaaattttccaatgctgctttaactagacgagtattccaggggtatagaattatcggttatcgctttttgggggcattgaaattttccaatgctgctttaactagacgagtattccaggggtatagaattatcggttatcgctttttgggggcagtgaaattttccaatgctgctttaactagacaagtattccaggggtatagaattatcggttatggctttttggggcagtgaaattccCCAATGCTGCtataactagacgagtattccagggttatagaattatcggctatcgctttttggggcagtgaaattttcaaatgctgctttaactagacgagtattacAGGGGTAtcgaattatcggctatcgctttttggggcagtgaaattttcaaatgctgctttaactagacgagtattacAGGGGTAtcgaattatcggctatcgctttttggggcagtgtaATTTTTCCTGGAGCTCTGCCATCCCatgcaccctccccctccccctcttcaCACCGTCGTGTTTAAGAGATAAAACAACATACAAAGCATTGCATTCTGGGAAAAATGATTTGACCTATTTTCGTGCCACTCTCAAATATATTTGAGGTAAATGTTGTGCTATTGCTTCATGCGCGAGTGTTTATTCGGCTAAAATCTTTAccgtttttttgttgttgttgttgtcagaatgaggtaatttttttttgtcagaatgGCTTTGTTTTCTGAAAAATTTGCTCCTGCTGTTCCTATTTTTGTTGGTATTTGtcgacccccctccccccactttGAATATCAAAAAGTCTATCCCTTAACATAATATAAACACACATTAGCATTTTTCTAGAATAACCCGGTCATGCCTATCGTAAATAGGGTCATTCGCTATGAATCACGACAAGTGTCCCAGTTGAAAATGATACTAATactttgacattttttaaaattgactGATTATCGAACCTGGCTAATATTTCTCCTACCTCATATTTTTAAACCCTAAGCATTCAAATACATCTTCTAGTGACTAATACAACACACGCACATGAATATTGGCCCTTCTTATCGTGCTGTTTTTGACACGAAGGACTTGCCCTTAAAAGGTGCTCCATTTTTCCCGACTTGTCATCCGTGCTAAGAAATGTTAAATTTGTTCCAATTCGGTGGACATCGGCGTTAATAGAACCAGCATCATTCGATAAGAACACAAACTGATTGGGTATGTCGAGGGCTTCGCTTGGCCTTTGGCTTGGGACTTACAAAAAcacataaatattttattaacagATTATACATTTTTCGCCGCATCTTTAAGAAAAGCCCGATTTACTGTTCAACGCAATTTTTTCGTGCACAGAATATATGGTCTAGAAAGACGAGAGTTTGATTTATAGCAGAATTCAGCAATTTCACTATGAGCCGAAGAGTGGAAAGGACAACTCGTACTACGTACTCCAGCTCTAACGGTAAACCTGGAGAGTACAAAACTGTTGAGACATCATGGTCCTCTGATAGTCCGGGATTCACACGGGAGACAAGACATGCGTATGGATCCAGAGACGACGGCGGGGACCTGAGACGCCAGATGGAAGAAAGGCAGAGAAATATGGAGCGAAGGTTCCGTGACGAGACCACAGCGCATGGAGGCAGCTATGGGTATAAAGACGACGAGTCTAAGAAGGCCCCACCGCCAAGACCCCCTCCACCGAGATCACAAGGAGCCTCGGCCATGTCCGAGGAAGAAAAGAATGATAAGTACATACAAGATTTCTTGGATGACGAGGATATAAACCCTGAATTTGCAGGCAAGCAGTGGATGAAAAGATTTGGACTTTGGAAATATTGAATACATCAACTAAAATGACGTATGATAACCCCATTTTCTTCAGCAAAACAACAAAGGCAAACCAGGAATATAGAAACTTTTATTTAACAGTCTGATACAATGAAATGAAAATACCCCTTATTGGAATGAAGAAAAGAAGCTTTAAAGAATCTTTActtttgccaaaaaaatattttaagaaGTGAGAAGAATTTGGACATAGAATGATCAATTGGCTGTGATAATGACGTATGATATTGGGCCCTAATGCAGCAAAGTTAGAGCAGTCATCAGAAAGAACTCATAAAGAGAACAAGCTAGATAATAGTACTGTGTGGTTTCAGGTTTATTAAAACAAtcctttttattctattttgttGAATGGCATAGAAATTTGCACAGAATCTAATTCATCATCTGAACGTAGCCTCTTCCAGCGTCACAGCGCGAAGACATTATGACATCACCATAGCCACAGCAGGCCCCGAAAgattcggggggggggggaagcacaatacagaaacattaagaatacaatggggggcacagccacgcccctagtggtcatttccttataattttggggggcacgtgcccccagtgtcccaccccctgctacggccctgcgtCACCTTTTGCTTTCCGCTAGTTGCAAGagcgtccgccattttgaatctAAATGATACGTTAATCAAAAATGGCCTGGGCCCGAGACTGAATGATGTGTCAAGCACATTGTGCGCCACTTTCGCTTAAAATATCTCTATGGAGACCCTTATCAAGGCCGCGTAACAGTGTCACTGAGGGCACCTGCCAGCCCCCGTACCCCCTTAGTATTTAAAAGCAAATATAGGGAAAAGACCAGAAGGGGTGTTGCTGTGtacccaatattttcttaatgtttctgtactgTCCCCactccccaatattttgaggcACTGGTCTTGTACGGCTCAGATATCTATAAATATCATtaacagccccccccccccccccttctaaaATCCAGCAACACAAAATTTCTATAGTAAGTATTGGCTAAAATTAATTAGCAAAATATGAAGAGAAAAGAGCAACCCaactgaaagaaaaatatcgAGCAACTCAACGCAGTAATGGGTGTCGTATGGAAAAAGCGATAGTATTTAACAATCCTTAAATAAGATAATATTCCTAAAATAAGAGCAATGACACACTTTTTGAAGGGAAAAGGTAAGCGTCTGAGTAtggaaaaataatttattagcTCCCCATCAGATATCGGTTCACTTATCCAGCATGCATATATGACATTAATAAATGATATCACCTTACGCATCCATACTTAGAGAATGTCGAGCAACACcttgtttgttattgtttatcattaaaaatacaGCGGTTCATTTGTAtcaaaaataaccatccacgattAAAATCGTACACTTTATTTATTAAGGTGTTTGGTTGAAAGTTTCTTAGTAACGTGCTTAAATAAGCCGATGGGACTAATGGATTCTTTTTGTGACTCATTATTGtgcgggagcgtaaaatggctGCGTGATTGACCTTTAAGTGTGGTAATTTTTCTTATACGACGCAATTTGGAGAGCTCACTCTTGAATGTTTAGTGGATCACCCCTAATGTGTTGTCCCCTGATTGGTTTAACTGAAATACTGACTATATCATGAGCATTTCAATGCCATTTTTGGGATGTGTGTTGGGTTTTCTACAAGAGAAGCTCAAGAAAAGCACGGAGAAAATAGCATTCTTGGCATTTTTGTCGGTCTGTCTTCCTTGAATCGTTCTCTTCATCTTGGTTTTAAGAATTCCTTACTTCTAATGACAGCAAAGTCATCGCTATCTGTGGTCTGAATCAAGGCGAGAATTCACGGGTTACACCTAAAAGCTATTATATTTCAATTAATACCGAGAAAGACGAAAATGAGTAGAATGATTCCAATAATTGCCGATCCAGACTACAAAACTCCAGAAGGGAGAAACAAATTGGACAAACCTACCCACTTGGCCACTGTGTGCGACGAATGCAACATGGACGACGAGGCGGGCAATATCGTGTTTTCGCGAAGAGAAAGACTACGAGACAGAGGGCTTCTACGCCGATTTAGAACCGATATCGAGCACGAACTCGACGGTAGGGATAGTGTTAGCCGTTTTAATGACGATTTTGATGATCCCGAATTTTGGGAATCTCGATTCCATGGAACAAGGAAAACAAGCGCTTTAATTCCAGGCAATAAAAAgtggaaagaaagaaaatggaACCTTGAGAAAAGTTTTAGTAAGACCGGAGAGGAGGACGAGTTTGTTAGTGTCCCGCAAAGATTAATAAGGGATGATGACTTGGAGGATTTTCCTGACATCATCAAAACATTCAGAGAGACTTCCAAAATACGAGGAAGAAATCCGAGCGAGAGGCGGGTAACGAGCGAGTGGCGAGGGGTGTCCGAGAACCCACGAAGACACGATAGCAAATTGTCGGAAAGTGAATTCATGAGCGAGTCTCCATGGAGGCATGGATGGGGTGAGGAGGGTGACATAGGAATACCGATACCCGTTACACAACAGAAAGATGAAGGGCAGAATAATAAAACGGATAATAAAAATGAGGATGAACTTGAACCTATAAAAGAGGGGCGATTAATGGACAGTACACCAGAAAAAACGCCAGATTTGAGTGAGAACATTTCTAAGGGTGAAGCTGAAAGTGCGGTTATGAGCCTAAAGGACAAAACGTCATCGGAGCAAGAGCAGTATTTGAGAGAAAAATCCCCAGggaataatgataataacagTAGCAAAGCAATATGCCTGGAAACCGAAAAAAGGCAGGAGAAAGAACAAGCTGTGAGTAATACAAGCTCTTATAATGTAAGCTCAAACTTAGATGATACCAAGAGCGAAGTCATATCAAAGATTAATGCGATAGAGAAGATAGTTGAAAGTCTTCAAGGCGAAGTGGAAGGCTTGTCCAAGTCAGGAAGTGGAAAGAATTCTAACGAATACTGCCGTCTAGAGGAAATGCTGACGAGATGCATGCTGGATTTGGATCAAATCGAGGCTCTTGGCGATCAGAGAGTCCGCGATGCAAGGAAGTCAGCGGTAAATCATTGCCAGGATGCGCTAGATAAACTCGAGGTTGAATGCGCAGGGGAAAGCTCACCATGACAAAGCAATGAAGAGCTGCAGAATGTCGTGGCAAGTTTTAGAACAGATGTTTTATGCCAGACATAAACTACGTAGATAAAGAATCAAAATGGTAGGGTATCAAAATAGTAGGGTGCCAAAATGGTAGGGTATCATAATGGCAGGGTGTCAAAATGGTAGGGTCTCAAAATGGTAGGGTGTCAAAATGGGAGGGTCTCAAAATGATAGGGTGCCAAAATGAGTGTAAAATGGTAGGGTGTTAAAATGGTAGGGTGTCAAAATGGCAAGCTGCAAAAAATGGTAGGGTGTCAAATTGGTAGTGTAAAATTATAGGGTTTCAAAATAAGTGTTAAATGGTAGTGTAATATGGTAGGGTGTTTAAATGGTAGTTTAAAATAGTAGGGTGTCAAAAAGGTAGTTTAAAATGGTATGGTGTTAAAATGGTTGTGTAAAATGGTAGTGTGTTAAAATGGAATGGTAAAATGGTAGGGTGTCAAAATGATAATGTAAAATGATAGTGTAAAAATAATGGAAGGGTGTTAAAATGGTTAATCCAAGAGGAAATGCAGCAGCTTCGatggctgtttttttttttctgactcATTATTTACACTTGTAATCCAACATGCAGCCCAGGATCACGGTGAGTATGACAAGAACTTACTAACGGAGTTGGATCCTTTTAAAGAGGCAAATGTAAGAATTTATACCACAACTGAATATCTGAAATCAGTGGCAATTTGTTGTAGAATTGAGCAACAACAGCTTCGTCCAACAGAATCTCAGTTAGTTTATCTTCACTTTCCGaaagcctgggctacctgtggtaatTCCTTGTCACTAGTCCTCGCCCGCGGGTAAGGCATCTTCTAGTTTCTTGATGAATTTGACGCGTATCTCTGTAGTCTCATCACCTCTTAGGGCGTCTTGTACGAACCACACGTCAACCTCCATCTGGACCTGACGCAAATCAACATTCGATGCATATCAATAATCAGTATagacctatttcaaaaaaggttgtatatcaaatacacctattttaataaaggcaattgccaaatggcagttctacgaccgaaaggtgtttatgggtagcaattatttgtaaaaataaaggtgataaataaactcaagcgatgtcagaaccatatattaattttattaACCCTTTAACTCCTGgatacttttgagcaacattgtaagaaaaacagactgaaaacagaaacctcccccccctatttcaagtccaacactaccagttaagctaagctaccgctgacacaagacggtatgccttaaagtttccaacaatgcactgcggtgccttttctttctagcgacggcactgctacagcctgttgcttacaacagttttgctggtaatttgcttaaaaattacagctttttcacatctggagagtgccttaggacatcataaagtctattagggcataattaatgctgtgcttatggatgtttgcacgctgaggttgattcaatgggataattccttgtctgggcttcaccaaatgagaaaggaattttctggtgaatggcctcatactctccaatgtgggccatctttgctacccaaccttattcaaaaattgttttcaggcttattctgggttccttggacctggaaatgttttgtttggcttcggggcaaagagacttataaaaaaaaactgttatgattctgggggaggagattgcccgcctgtctgtcaaggtgttttcaagactcccatgatgctgtgcaggcatgcaaaataggctaaacatggtgactcgcttctaatggaggttcaagcattgattattgtgactgattgctgtaaaatgggacctgacggagcgcaataaaggtatctattggtgacttgatctgtgtttgcttgtctgtatttgtagttcggaattttgtgtcttttttcgtaagaaatgtttctaagtttaagcatttgtttacgaattggtcagacattaaggttgatattttgacaaaagagtcaattctattacattgcttagatgcgcttttaaaggtcgtctatgccttggatgaatctatgagtatccgggtctggtgatgtttagtttgcatttttgacgttttggagttgggcctatattttacaggcgtctcagggcgttatggcaatgaaagacttaaatgGATAGccgtatgttttatttatatattttctgaatttggaacaaatattttgggatccatGGGCCCTTTCGGTCTTAGAGCTGCCATTTGTCAAtggccatttgccatttgcactgacaacgttttttggaAAAGGTGTATGTTAGTTGTACATTAAAGCAGCAATTGCACCAGTGTTCTTTCGACAagagaatctattagaatccgcgctatttaataggccatccgctctaactTGTCAGTAACATCCTCGTAGTAACCTTCTAccgacacactgctttcacaattttgaaatatttttcgcgtttttcgGGGATCGGAGATTGCTATGTAAACGACCgggagtaaactggtgacattgTCGCTTTATTATATTTAATGGATAGTCCTATGTTTtagttatgttttttttttttttttgaactGCTGCCATATGTCAATCGTGATTTGTTGTTtgcactaacttttttttGCGAAATAGGTTCATTATAATATAGACTGCTTATAGGCTTTTAGGTATATATAATATAGACTTCTCTTCCCACTATATCATCATGAGTGGAGTGTGTAAGTACCGTCACTGAAAATGGTACCACGAGACAGCGTccaaaaaggattttttacgttcCCCAATACAGGTGCAGTGAGAGACAGGACCTCCGgtttaacgtccttatctgaGAAGACGAGGGATTCACAGCCCCTAATGTAAACAGCCATGTTTAGCTACGAGTTTTAAGGCTATGGCAGGGTCTAGCTGTTCATAGTCTTCCTCGCAGTCACACTGGGCTTGATATAGAGTAACTGGAGCTCAAGAACTGCTTAGCGTGACAAGCCCACAACGGCTTCAAGGGAGACTAAAGCTTTGCTCACCATCTCTAGCGCTCCCCTCAGTACCCCACACAGTATATTGGAGTACAGAAGGCCCTCGTGCCCCTGTGATAGCTCCACGAAGTCTGCAAGTGGGTTGTTCTCCAGAATGAGAGAGAATTCGTCAGACCCTGCACTCCAGTTTGCTACCACTGGCGTGATCCCCAGAAACATCTTAAAACCAAGCTGTGGAGAACAGGGATGGATTAACCAGTTTTAACAACTCTTATAATAGTGCTGTGGAAAACAGGGATGGATTAACCAGTTTTTACAACACTTTTAGTTGTGCTGTGGAAAACAGGGATATATTAACCAGTTTTCACAACCCTTATAATGGTGCTGTGGAAAACAGGGATACATTAACCAGTTTTCTCTAAACTAAGTTAAAAGGTCTTTCTACTAAAAGAATTGCCAAACTTTTTGCATAGGTTATACCTACACATCCTCGTCATTCTGTTATACCCTCGGCAAACCGGGAGTCAAGAGATGAAGGAATGGGAATAAATGTGAACAAAATATGTCAAGAAAATGTGGAACCCACAGCAATAAATCATGGACGTTGGGAATAAACCAATACTTTCAGAAGGGTTTGTCTTAGAAATGTCATTTGTACTATTATAGCGGAGCTGCCACAATATGGTGGCAAATATTGGTAAaccatcgactcgagttttcgtgacgcgatATCCGTTCGtcccaaaaaaaacatcgtatgacaaccaaacttggcaggtgtcatgtatgtgacaaggggggtgcaaaacTGAAGCtctaaaagcaaaaatatgctgacttcatcaaaataaaaaaaatatttatgtttcacgaaggaaacatcgtatggcaaccaaactcggtaggtgtcatgtaggtgtaaaggggggggggaccaaaaaacgtgattaaaagcaaaaacattcatatctcttgaaaacattgtttcacaaccaaacttggcaggtgtcctGTTTGTGTCAAGAGGGGCGCAAGAACATGGTCACGTAATTTGTGACGTcaacgatg from Nematostella vectensis chromosome 14, jaNemVect1.1, whole genome shotgun sequence carries:
- the LOC5501462 gene encoding trafficking protein particle complex subunit 3 — protein: MSRQSSVRTDAKKVSTELFTLTYGALVAQLVKDYESPEEVNKQLNKMGYNIGVRLIEDFLARSNVGRCHDFRETADVIAKLGFKMFLGITPVVANWSAGSDEFSLILENNPLADFVELSQGHEGLLYSNILCGVLRGALEMVQMEVDVWFVQDALRGDETTEIRVKFIKKLEDALPAGED